A single Clostridium sp. AN503 DNA region contains:
- a CDS encoding Sapep family Mn(2+)-dependent dipeptidase has protein sequence MMENKEFQAKIDLWIEENKEQMIADAIELVKIRSVSSRGEGGYPYGTGCAKVLEAALAMAERMGFEVENNDYYSGAAYMPGKTDRQLGMFGHLDIVPEGDLANWDFDPYEPVFKDGYILGRGSSDNKCPAVASLYTMKCIRDLGVPMDHTVLMYFGCEEEAGMSDIVHFLQHHEAPEFSFTSDGRYSLCHGEKGILTAELTTDVSGSNLVGLEGGQASNMVPDYAKAVIRGAACEILKKAVPDDFKVTDNGDGTVTVEAAGTAAHAAFPEGSESAIQKLASGLAAAGILDEKGQQAVKFLSEGFRDYYGTGLGIDFEDDIVGKTTAVGGAVSVKDGRLIQLLNVRYALKADSGAMIRSLHDTCRAYGFEVENLKNDPPMYVSLDDPCVKLLHETANRYLDGTYQPYVMGGGTYARKIPRAVAYGPTTRKIDAVDPLEYGEGHQPNEGMKLSDMTTGIRIYVNALLGLDELLK, from the coding sequence ATGATGGAAAACAAGGAATTCCAGGCCAAGATTGACCTGTGGATCGAAGAAAACAAGGAACAGATGATCGCGGATGCCATAGAGCTGGTAAAGATACGGAGCGTCAGCAGCAGGGGAGAGGGCGGATATCCCTATGGGACCGGCTGCGCAAAGGTGCTGGAAGCGGCGCTGGCTATGGCGGAGCGGATGGGATTTGAGGTGGAAAACAATGATTATTATTCCGGCGCCGCGTACATGCCGGGAAAAACAGACCGCCAGCTTGGTATGTTCGGACATCTGGATATCGTACCGGAGGGGGATCTGGCAAATTGGGATTTTGACCCCTATGAGCCGGTGTTTAAGGACGGTTATATCCTGGGCCGGGGCTCCAGCGACAACAAATGCCCGGCGGTAGCGTCCCTTTATACCATGAAATGCATCCGGGATCTGGGGGTTCCCATGGATCATACGGTACTGATGTATTTTGGATGTGAGGAGGAAGCCGGCATGAGTGATATCGTCCATTTCCTCCAGCATCATGAAGCGCCTGAGTTCTCATTTACTTCGGATGGAAGATACTCTCTCTGCCATGGGGAAAAGGGGATTTTGACAGCGGAACTGACGACGGATGTAAGCGGAAGCAATCTGGTCGGCCTTGAAGGCGGGCAGGCGTCCAATATGGTGCCGGACTACGCAAAAGCGGTGATACGGGGCGCGGCCTGTGAGATACTTAAAAAGGCAGTGCCTGATGACTTTAAAGTGACGGACAACGGGGACGGCACCGTGACGGTGGAGGCGGCAGGGACCGCTGCCCATGCGGCGTTCCCGGAAGGCAGCGAGAGCGCCATCCAGAAGCTGGCTTCCGGTCTTGCTGCCGCCGGGATTTTAGACGAAAAAGGGCAGCAGGCCGTAAAATTCCTTTCGGAGGGCTTCCGGGATTATTATGGGACCGGTCTGGGAATTGATTTTGAGGATGATATTGTGGGGAAGACCACTGCTGTGGGAGGCGCTGTTTCTGTGAAGGACGGCAGGCTGATCCAGCTTTTGAATGTCCGGTATGCGTTGAAGGCTGACAGCGGAGCGATGATCCGCAGTCTGCATGATACATGCAGGGCTTATGGTTTTGAGGTGGAGAATCTGAAAAATGACCCGCCCATGTACGTGAGCCTGGATGACCCCTGTGTAAAGCTCCTCCACGAGACTGCTAACAGGTATCTGGACGGAACCTACCAGCCATATGTGATGGGCGGCGGGACTTATGCGAGAAAGATCCCCCGTGCGGTGGCATACGGGCCTACAACCAGAAAGATTGATGCTGTGGACCCTCTTGAGTATGGAGAAGGCCACCAGCCCAATGAGGGGATGAAGCTGTCGGATATGACCACGGGGATCCGTATTTATGTGAATGCATTGCTTGGTTTAGACGAACTGTTAAAGTAG
- a CDS encoding Xaa-Pro peptidase family protein — MKGKEMSVFSGRIEAVRSRMRENGISLLMLVPSSYMKYMTGYSIRGDERFLAFIMPAKGPCLAVGNILYKQQMEGLPAEEFLYWKDGGDAMEMVKRELERRGIDTEEIAIDPGMPALFTLELLKHFPDSRLVSAAPLMDPLRVCKDETEREAMREACRRADIALERTIGDGVCWLGRSEEEFLAKLVYEMTKLGIQNGAACVCTGENAAVPHHHTGKSRITKGKCLLVDFGGDYENYNTDMTRNFYFGTPPEEYVKVYRIVLEAQEKGKQAAAAGGYMQDIDRAVRGHITACGYGEYFTHRTGHGIGIDCHEGPSVVEGEFTRLAVGMAFSIEPGIYLPGKFGVRIEDQILMTEKGPETLHHYPLELQIIPC, encoded by the coding sequence ATGAAGGGAAAGGAAATGTCAGTTTTCTCTGGCAGGATTGAGGCTGTCAGGAGCAGGATGAGGGAGAATGGCATCAGCCTGCTGATGCTTGTCCCGTCCTCTTATATGAAGTATATGACCGGCTATTCCATCCGGGGGGATGAACGGTTTTTGGCATTTATCATGCCGGCAAAAGGCCCGTGCCTGGCTGTGGGGAATATCCTCTATAAACAGCAGATGGAGGGGCTCCCCGCAGAAGAATTCCTCTACTGGAAGGATGGCGGAGATGCCATGGAGATGGTAAAGCGTGAATTGGAGCGCAGAGGGATTGATACAGAGGAGATTGCCATAGATCCCGGTATGCCGGCGCTGTTCACCCTGGAGCTTCTAAAGCATTTTCCGGACAGCAGGCTGGTGAGCGCGGCGCCGCTTATGGACCCGCTGAGGGTCTGCAAGGATGAGACAGAGCGGGAGGCGATGCGGGAGGCATGCAGGCGGGCAGATATAGCTCTTGAAAGAACCATTGGGGACGGTGTCTGCTGGCTGGGCCGCAGCGAGGAGGAATTCCTGGCAAAGCTGGTCTATGAGATGACGAAGCTGGGGATCCAGAACGGGGCGGCCTGCGTATGCACCGGGGAAAATGCCGCCGTGCCCCACCATCATACAGGGAAAAGCCGGATTACAAAAGGAAAATGCCTGCTGGTGGATTTTGGCGGGGACTACGAAAACTACAATACGGATATGACCAGGAACTTTTACTTTGGCACGCCGCCGGAGGAGTATGTAAAGGTGTACCGGATTGTGCTTGAGGCCCAGGAGAAAGGCAAACAGGCGGCAGCGGCCGGCGGTTATATGCAGGATATAGACCGGGCGGTGCGCGGTCATATTACAGCCTGCGGTTACGGGGAGTATTTTACCCACCGGACAGGGCATGGTATCGGCATAGACTGTCATGAGGGGCCGTCTGTTGTGGAGGGGGAGTTTACCAGGCTGGCTGTGGGAATGGCTTTTTCCATTGAGCCGGGCATCTATCTTCCGGGGAAGTTTGGCGTGCGGATCGAGGATCAGATCCTGATGACTGAAAAAGGGCCGGAGACGCTTCACCACTATCCCCTGGAACTTCAGATCATCCCCTGCTGA
- a CDS encoding NADP-dependent malic enzyme, protein MDYNALSLNMHEEHQGKIGIVSKVSVKNREDLSTAYTPGVAEPCRRIHAKKSDVYRYTAKKNLVAVVTDGTAVLGLGDIGPEAAMPVMEGKAILFKEFADVDAFPICLDTKDTEEIIETVKRIAPGFGGINLEDISAPRCFEIERRLKAELDIPVFHDDQHGTAIVVAAGLLNALKLVGKTMEQAGIVINGAGSAGISICKLLLQFGAGNVVLVDRQGAVAEEEDWLNSAQRDMAKITNRDKERGPLAEIMKGKDVFIGVSAPNVVTAEMVSTMNPDAIVFAMANPVPEIMPEEAKKGGARVIATGRSDYPNQINNVLVFPGIFRGALDALATDITEEMKLAAAKAIAAIVKDEELTEDYIIPGAFNPDVAKAVAEEVKNVAKEMGITKEI, encoded by the coding sequence ATGGACTACAACGCACTGAGCCTGAACATGCACGAGGAGCATCAGGGAAAGATCGGGATTGTCTCAAAGGTATCTGTGAAAAACCGGGAGGATTTAAGCACAGCCTACACGCCGGGGGTGGCGGAGCCGTGCAGGAGGATCCACGCGAAGAAAAGCGACGTGTACCGCTACACCGCCAAGAAGAACCTGGTGGCTGTTGTGACCGACGGCACGGCGGTGCTGGGGCTGGGGGATATCGGGCCGGAAGCAGCCATGCCGGTGATGGAGGGAAAGGCGATCCTGTTCAAGGAATTTGCGGATGTGGATGCGTTTCCGATCTGCCTGGATACGAAGGATACAGAGGAGATCATCGAGACCGTAAAACGGATCGCGCCCGGGTTTGGCGGCATCAATCTGGAGGATATCTCAGCTCCGAGATGCTTTGAGATCGAGCGGCGGCTGAAGGCGGAGCTGGATATCCCGGTGTTCCACGACGACCAGCACGGCACGGCGATCGTGGTGGCGGCAGGGCTTTTAAATGCCTTAAAGCTGGTGGGAAAGACCATGGAGCAGGCAGGTATCGTCATCAACGGCGCAGGTTCCGCAGGTATTTCCATCTGCAAGCTGCTCCTGCAGTTTGGAGCGGGGAATGTGGTCCTGGTGGACCGGCAGGGAGCGGTGGCTGAGGAGGAGGACTGGCTCAACAGCGCCCAGCGTGATATGGCAAAGATCACCAACCGGGACAAGGAGCGGGGGCCGTTAGCCGAGATCATGAAGGGGAAGGACGTGTTCATCGGAGTATCCGCCCCCAATGTAGTGACGGCAGAGATGGTTTCCACGATGAACCCGGATGCGATCGTATTTGCCATGGCAAACCCGGTGCCGGAGATCATGCCGGAGGAGGCCAAAAAGGGCGGCGCCAGGGTGATCGCCACCGGGCGCAGCGACTATCCGAACCAGATCAACAACGTGCTGGTGTTCCCCGGGATCTTCCGCGGTGCGCTGGATGCGCTGGCGACCGATATCACTGAGGAGATGAAGCTGGCGGCGGCAAAGGCGATCGCAGCGATTGTGAAGGATGAGGAGCTGACAGAGGATTACATTATCCCGGGTGCATTCAATCCGGATGTGGCGAAGGCCGTTGCGGAGGAAGTGAAGAACGTGGCTAAGGAAATGGGGATCACGAAAGAAATCTGA
- a CDS encoding 2-hydroxycarboxylate transporter family protein, translating to MGKSIREFEIMGISLPVYLLITALTGFVMMMGWMPKGMIGAFAVMMVFGGLFNAVGNNLPIVKTYLGGGAIVCIFAAAAMVTFGLIPDAVVENVDTFMNTTGFLNFYIAALITGSILGMNRTLLLRAAVRFLPVALCAMTMAILAVGVVGMVMGYGFSEAVMYVAIPMMGGGMGAGVVPLSGMYAEALGQDSSIIISRMIPASTLGNVTAIIGAGLLAKLGEVKPALSGNGKLMRKETEDMKDSAMLPVGVQMMGIGMVLALSFYLIGTIIGKLVPAIHTYAWMIIMVALSKALGVIPSKFEQAAKQWSSFVMGNWTQALLVGIGISMIDLVAVAEAFSITYLILVLVVVGGVALGAGIGGYLVGFYPIESAITAGLCTTNMGGTGDIAVLSAAHRMELLPFAQISTRICGALILIVASVLVKVLL from the coding sequence ATGGGGAAAAGTATCAGAGAATTTGAAATTATGGGGATATCACTGCCGGTCTATCTGCTGATCACGGCGCTGACAGGTTTTGTTATGATGATGGGCTGGATGCCCAAGGGGATGATCGGGGCATTTGCGGTCATGATGGTGTTTGGAGGGCTGTTCAATGCGGTCGGCAATAACCTTCCGATCGTAAAGACGTACCTGGGCGGCGGGGCCATTGTCTGCATCTTCGCTGCAGCCGCTATGGTGACATTTGGGCTGATCCCCGATGCGGTGGTGGAAAATGTGGATACGTTTATGAATACCACAGGATTTTTGAATTTCTATATTGCGGCGTTGATCACGGGGAGTATCCTGGGAATGAACCGCACGCTGCTTCTGCGGGCGGCGGTCCGGTTCCTGCCGGTGGCGCTGTGCGCGATGACCATGGCGATCCTTGCAGTGGGCGTGGTCGGTATGGTTATGGGATATGGATTTTCTGAAGCGGTGATGTATGTGGCGATCCCGATGATGGGCGGCGGCATGGGCGCCGGTGTGGTGCCGCTCTCCGGCATGTATGCGGAGGCGCTGGGACAGGATTCTTCTATTATCATCTCCCGGATGATCCCGGCGTCCACGCTGGGAAATGTGACGGCGATCATAGGCGCGGGGCTTCTGGCAAAGCTTGGCGAGGTGAAGCCCGCTCTTTCTGGAAATGGGAAGCTGATGCGGAAAGAGACAGAGGATATGAAGGACAGCGCCATGCTCCCGGTGGGCGTCCAGATGATGGGGATCGGGATGGTGCTGGCCTTAAGCTTCTACCTGATCGGTACGATCATAGGCAAGCTGGTACCTGCGATCCACACCTATGCGTGGATGATCATTATGGTGGCGCTCTCCAAGGCGCTGGGTGTTATCCCGTCCAAGTTTGAACAGGCGGCGAAACAGTGGAGCAGCTTTGTCATGGGCAACTGGACCCAGGCGCTCCTGGTGGGGATCGGTATTTCCATGATCGATCTGGTGGCAGTGGCGGAGGCATTTTCCATTACCTATCTGATCCTGGTGCTGGTGGTGGTCGGCGGCGTGGCCCTGGGAGCGGGGATCGGCGGATATCTGGTGGGCTTTTATCCCATCGAGTCGGCCATCACCGCGGGGCTTTGCACCACCAATATGGGCGGGACCGGCGATATCGCGGTTTTGTCGGCGGCGCACCGGATGGAGCTTCTGCCGTTTGCGCAGATATCCACCAGGATCTGCGGGGCGCTGATCCTGATCGTGGCAAGCGTGCTGGTGAAGGTTTTGCTGTAA
- a CDS encoding Xaa-Pro peptidase family protein codes for MDYDYSSRIRRVCFEMKLRGIDVLVLTPCSDMKYLIGYEHPQDDKLLFLVVLGDGGSFVIHNRLHDIDPERTPVELVISYAYKEDPVQMLCAELKRRGIRVRTAAMNRTMPVFPALRLKENWPEAALTDAEELTAPLRAIKDEDEMEAAREACRRAEEALRICMEKGAYWVGKTEQQLEAGLLYEMGNLGLRRNAASVCFGENAAFPHHHPDSTMITYGKPLLIDFGAEYGFLNTDMTRMFFFGEPDAEYQKLYQVVKEAERRGIEAAVCGNTLQELDRAVREYLEQEGYGRYYIHRTSHGVGLDCHDYPKIPVDGETTIQDGMMFSVEPGVYFPGKYGIRIEDQILMKDGRAEALHSFTKDLTVIRPGRGLCKY; via the coding sequence ATGGATTATGATTACAGCAGCCGGATCAGGCGCGTCTGTTTTGAAATGAAGCTGCGGGGGATCGATGTGCTTGTGCTCACTCCCTGTTCTGATATGAAATACTTGATCGGCTATGAGCATCCGCAGGACGATAAGCTCCTGTTTCTTGTGGTCTTGGGAGACGGCGGCTCCTTTGTGATCCACAACCGTCTTCATGATATTGATCCGGAGCGGACGCCTGTGGAGCTGGTGATATCTTATGCGTATAAAGAAGATCCGGTACAGATGCTCTGTGCAGAATTAAAGCGCAGGGGGATCCGGGTGAGAACGGCAGCCATGAACAGGACCATGCCGGTGTTTCCTGCTCTCCGCCTGAAAGAGAACTGGCCGGAGGCAGCGCTTACCGATGCAGAGGAGCTTACGGCGCCTCTCCGGGCCATAAAGGATGAGGATGAGATGGAAGCTGCCCGGGAGGCGTGCAGGAGAGCGGAGGAAGCGCTCAGGATCTGTATGGAAAAAGGCGCTTACTGGGTGGGAAAGACCGAGCAGCAGCTGGAAGCCGGTCTTCTTTATGAGATGGGGAACCTGGGGCTGCGCCGCAATGCGGCCAGCGTGTGTTTTGGAGAGAACGCGGCATTTCCCCATCATCATCCCGACAGTACGATGATCACTTATGGGAAACCACTGCTCATAGACTTCGGGGCGGAGTACGGATTTTTGAATACGGATATGACCAGGATGTTTTTCTTCGGCGAGCCGGACGCGGAATACCAAAAGCTTTACCAGGTGGTGAAGGAAGCAGAGCGGCGCGGGATCGAGGCGGCGGTGTGCGGAAACACTTTGCAGGAGCTTGACCGGGCCGTGAGGGAATACCTGGAGCAGGAAGGCTATGGAAGATATTATATCCACAGGACCAGCCACGGCGTGGGCCTGGACTGCCATGATTATCCGAAGATCCCGGTGGACGGGGAGACTACGATTCAGGACGGTATGATGTTTTCTGTGGAGCCGGGCGTTTATTTCCCTGGAAAATACGGGATCCGGATCGAAGACCAGATCCTGATGAAGGATGGGAGAGCTGAGGCGCTCCATTCCTTTACTAAGGATCTGACTGTGATCAGGCCGGGCAGGGGGCTGTGCAAATATTAG
- a CDS encoding ABC transporter ATP-binding protein, which produces MEPLLKVENLVTCFETKKGTVRAIDGVSFEVEAGRILGIVGESGCGKSVTALSIMRLLPDQLGKIANGSILLDEKDITKLSEREMVKIRGNKIAMIFQDPMTSLDPVMTIGRQLEETILAHEKMSRKEASEKALEMLRKVNIPMPEYRMKEYSHQLSGGMRQRIMIAMGLLCSPSLLIADEPTTALDVTIQAQILDLMKKLREDFNTAIILITHDMGVVADMADDILVMYAGRVMEHAAALELFQKPLHPYTKALLKSIPRLDKEVDMLHSIKGSVPSPYDMPKGCKFCDRCECAVEKCRDQEPELIDVGGHKVRCWLYEDSAKGGAKDE; this is translated from the coding sequence ATGGAGCCATTGTTAAAGGTTGAAAATTTAGTGACATGCTTTGAAACAAAAAAAGGTACGGTTCGGGCTATAGACGGCGTCAGCTTTGAAGTGGAGGCGGGCAGGATCCTTGGTATCGTGGGAGAGTCCGGCTGCGGCAAAAGCGTGACCGCCCTTTCCATCATGCGTCTGCTGCCCGACCAGTTGGGGAAGATCGCAAATGGCTCCATTCTCCTGGATGAGAAAGACATAACGAAGCTGAGTGAGAGGGAGATGGTAAAGATCCGGGGTAATAAGATCGCCATGATCTTCCAGGACCCCATGACCTCTCTGGATCCGGTTATGACGATCGGCAGACAGCTGGAGGAGACAATCCTGGCCCATGAAAAGATGAGCCGGAAGGAGGCCTCCGAAAAAGCGCTGGAAATGCTCCGCAAGGTAAATATCCCCATGCCGGAATACCGGATGAAGGAGTATTCCCACCAGCTATCCGGAGGGATGAGGCAGCGGATCATGATCGCTATGGGGCTTTTGTGCAGCCCGTCGCTCCTGATCGCAGATGAGCCGACCACGGCGCTGGATGTGACGATCCAGGCCCAGATCCTGGATCTTATGAAGAAGCTGAGGGAGGATTTCAACACGGCGATCATCCTGATCACACACGACATGGGCGTGGTGGCAGATATGGCGGATGATATCCTTGTGATGTATGCGGGGCGGGTGATGGAGCATGCGGCAGCGCTGGAGCTGTTTCAAAAGCCGCTTCATCCCTACACGAAAGCCCTCTTAAAGTCCATACCGAGGCTGGACAAAGAGGTGGACATGCTCCATTCCATCAAGGGATCGGTGCCGAGCCCCTACGATATGCCCAAAGGCTGCAAGTTCTGCGACAGATGCGAGTGCGCAGTGGAAAAATGCAGGGACCAGGAACCGGAGCTGATTGATGTGGGCGGACATAAGGTGAGGTGCTGGCTGTATGAAGATTCCGCAAAAGGAGGCGCAAAGGATGAATGA
- a CDS encoding aminopeptidase, giving the protein MKDSRIERMARQVVEYSVHLKPGEKVLIDVWDEAYDFAAALMDAAQKAGAYPYLNLQSMALNRRMIMASTEESMEAWYRYENYRMEDMDAYIVVRKNNNIRVYEGIPAGQMKLYNQYYGKLHYGTRLVKTKWCVLRYPNDSFAQTAGMSTEALEDFFFDTCCLNYKRMNELAAPLNELMMRSDRVEIRAPGTELSFSVKGCCKPSACGIFNIPCGETGMPIIPESANGCISYNLPSFFQNTLFEGIRLTLKDGIITEAVSSHQERMDQILDTDENARRIGEFAMGFNPYITRPVQDTLFDEKMAMSMHFTPGNDSIYNPSAIHWDMVTSHDKKMGGGEIYVDGVLIRKDGLFVLDELKQLNPDNLKRELEKAAL; this is encoded by the coding sequence ATGAAGGATTCAAGAATTGAAAGGATGGCACGACAGGTGGTCGAATATTCTGTCCATCTGAAGCCGGGAGAAAAGGTGCTGATCGATGTGTGGGATGAGGCATATGATTTTGCTGCCGCCCTTATGGACGCGGCACAGAAGGCGGGGGCTTATCCCTACTTAAATCTCCAGTCCATGGCTTTAAACCGCCGGATGATCATGGCTTCCACAGAGGAATCCATGGAAGCCTGGTACCGGTATGAAAATTACCGAATGGAAGATATGGACGCCTATATTGTGGTGAGGAAGAATAACAACATCAGGGTCTATGAGGGGATCCCGGCAGGGCAGATGAAGCTCTACAATCAATATTACGGAAAGCTTCATTACGGCACCCGGCTGGTAAAGACAAAGTGGTGCGTGCTCCGCTATCCCAATGATTCCTTTGCCCAGACCGCAGGGATGAGCACAGAGGCGCTGGAAGACTTTTTCTTTGACACCTGCTGTCTGAACTACAAAAGGATGAATGAGCTGGCAGCCCCATTAAATGAATTGATGATGAGGAGTGACCGGGTTGAGATCAGGGCGCCGGGGACGGAGCTTTCGTTCTCTGTTAAAGGATGCTGTAAACCGTCGGCCTGCGGCATATTCAATATTCCATGCGGGGAGACCGGGATGCCCATCATCCCGGAATCTGCCAATGGCTGTATTTCCTATAACCTGCCGTCCTTTTTCCAGAATACCCTGTTTGAGGGTATCCGGCTGACTTTAAAGGACGGGATCATCACGGAGGCGGTATCCAGTCACCAGGAGCGGATGGACCAGATCCTGGACACCGATGAGAACGCCCGGCGCATCGGCGAGTTTGCCATGGGATTTAACCCCTATATTACAAGGCCGGTCCAGGATACCCTGTTTGATGAAAAAATGGCTATGAGTATGCATTTTACGCCCGGCAACGACAGCATCTATAACCCGAGTGCGATCCACTGGGATATGGTCACGTCCCATGATAAAAAGATGGGCGGTGGAGAGATCTATGTTGACGGCGTGCTGATCCGCAAGGACGGCCTGTTCGTACTGGATGAGCTGAAGCAGTTGAACCCGGATAACCTGAAACGAGAATTGGAGAAGGCGGCATTATGA
- a CDS encoding oligopeptide/dipeptide ABC transporter ATP-binding protein, translated as MNDRTEALITIQGLKKYFNARNAFGEKKGRVYAVDDINLDIYRGETIGLVGESGCGKSTLGRTILRLTDATEGAVHFSGRDINCLKKEDLRQMRRHMQMIFQDPYSSLNPRMTVMEIIRSPLDAFRIGTKDEREEKVLEIMKKVGLGEQHLFRYPHEFSGGQRQRVVIAKALILNPEFVVADEPVSALDVSVRSQILNLMKELQSEFNFTCMFISHDLSVVKHISNRVAVMYLGKIVELTGKTELYKNPSHPYTKALMSAIPIPDAAVKVKRQILTGDVPSPYDPPSGCRFHTRCPHASERCRAEVPALHDIGGGHLVACHLYSGVK; from the coding sequence ATGAATGACAGGACGGAAGCGCTGATAACGATCCAGGGCTTGAAGAAATATTTTAATGCCAGAAACGCGTTTGGCGAAAAGAAGGGCAGGGTCTATGCGGTGGATGACATCAACCTTGACATATACAGGGGAGAGACCATTGGCCTGGTGGGGGAGTCCGGCTGCGGAAAATCCACGCTGGGGCGGACCATCCTGCGCCTGACTGACGCCACGGAGGGCGCGGTCCATTTTAGCGGCAGGGATATCAACTGCCTGAAAAAAGAAGACCTGCGCCAGATGCGCAGACATATGCAGATGATCTTCCAGGATCCCTACAGTTCCTTAAATCCGCGTATGACGGTGATGGAGATCATCCGTTCCCCGTTAGATGCGTTCCGTATTGGGACAAAAGACGAGCGGGAGGAAAAGGTTCTGGAGATCATGAAAAAGGTCGGGCTGGGAGAACAGCACCTTTTTCGTTATCCCCATGAGTTTTCCGGCGGTCAGAGGCAGCGGGTGGTCATTGCAAAGGCGTTGATCTTAAACCCGGAATTCGTTGTGGCGGATGAACCGGTATCGGCGCTGGACGTATCGGTCCGTTCCCAGATCTTGAATCTGATGAAGGAACTGCAGAGCGAGTTTAATTTCACCTGTATGTTTATCTCTCATGATCTGAGCGTGGTAAAGCATATCAGCAACCGGGTGGCAGTGATGTATCTGGGGAAGATCGTGGAGCTGACCGGCAAGACGGAGCTTTATAAAAATCCGAGCCATCCGTACACAAAGGCGCTCATGTCAGCCATACCGATCCCGGACGCCGCAGTGAAGGTGAAACGCCAGATCCTGACAGGTGATGTGCCAAGCCCTTATGATCCGCCGTCTGGATGCCGGTTCCATACCAGGTGTCCCCATGCGTCTGAGAGGTGCAGGGCGGAGGTTCCGGCGCTCCATGATATTGGCGGCGGACATCTGGTGGCGTGCCATCTGTACAGTGGGGTCAAATAA